The following are from one region of the Priestia filamentosa genome:
- a CDS encoding S-layer homology domain-containing protein, which translates to MAYQPKSYRKFLVGTVSAAVVASAIVPAASAASFSDVTKETVKDHYQNIATASEKGYIKGYGDGTFKPYNTITRGQVVKILARTLGDDVDTSKTENFSDVPSNYSDKELVEASLKVRAAGVFTGNGGKLLPDQNITRQQMAKVLVNGLGLEALVDSDDTSRVKDIDKAYSEYREDIQTLSKLGVTDVETFNPETNLTRAQFASFIVRAYDVKESRTAKPSVQDVTAVNGKVTVEFNKAPETAPTANDFTITKSVNAGTATSVAPTDFKYDASSKTATFSVEKVEAATAKQTVSYSVAYKETDAKSGSFTIDALPAASILSVGAAGNEVTVIFNSPVDTATAQNVINYTYDRDRNDSTNVPVHPTNAEVNPKAVGPYEAGQVVTLTFDGTDNNGKNILVPNEKGSLNIQNIKSNKGTIIASKTVNVNPVAAGVEPSVTGTLTNGAQTSEEVSANAGTEVKLNVKAKGINSDIISARYRIQRPDNTFTNWTDLNAEDGTFDETSETAVGSIDTTGFAGGEYKVFVQTVDASGKTNGDGEQVATLEITKKDIVAPAVTTSEATYKSVDRAVEVKGLAKDAESDIKNVQYRVLKYNSSTNAYSTSTEWTNATAVDGSFNEKSENYEFVTPKLDNSASYLLQVRSEDSAGNTSDAQAVKVGNLISTGGTSAANTFTTPSSSGDSKVDSLAVDKVESITNKQDLKLTGTAKDSAGITKVEYAVYREADEEGRYEVKVQDFG; encoded by the coding sequence ATGGCTTACCAACCAAAATCTTATCGCAAATTCCTAGTAGGTACTGTTTCTGCTGCTGTAGTAGCAAGCGCAATCGTTCCTGCTGCAAGTGCTGCATCTTTCTCTGATGTAACAAAAGAAACAGTTAAAGATCACTATCAAAACATCGCAACTGCATCTGAAAAAGGGTATATCAAAGGTTATGGCGATGGAACTTTCAAACCTTATAACACAATCACTCGTGGACAAGTTGTTAAAATCCTTGCTCGTACACTAGGAGATGATGTAGACACTTCTAAAACTGAGAATTTCTCAGATGTACCAAGCAACTATTCTGATAAGGAGCTAGTAGAAGCATCTTTAAAAGTACGCGCAGCTGGTGTTTTCACTGGTAACGGTGGAAAACTTCTTCCGGATCAAAACATTACACGTCAACAAATGGCAAAAGTACTTGTTAATGGCTTAGGATTAGAAGCGCTTGTTGATAGTGATGATACTTCGAGAGTGAAAGATATTGACAAAGCATACAGTGAGTATCGTGAAGATATCCAAACTCTTTCTAAATTAGGTGTTACTGATGTTGAAACATTCAACCCAGAAACAAATCTAACTCGTGCTCAATTTGCTTCATTCATCGTTCGTGCTTACGACGTTAAAGAATCAAGAACTGCTAAACCAAGCGTTCAAGATGTAACGGCTGTTAATGGAAAAGTAACTGTTGAGTTTAACAAAGCACCTGAAACAGCTCCAACAGCTAACGATTTCACAATCACTAAATCTGTAAACGCTGGTACAGCAACTTCTGTAGCTCCAACAGATTTCAAATATGATGCTAGCTCTAAAACAGCTACGTTTAGCGTAGAAAAAGTAGAGGCAGCAACTGCTAAGCAAACTGTATCTTACTCTGTGGCCTACAAAGAAACTGACGCTAAATCTGGAAGCTTTACTATTGACGCCCTTCCAGCAGCTTCTATTCTTTCTGTAGGGGCAGCGGGTAACGAAGTAACAGTAATTTTCAACAGCCCTGTTGATACTGCAACAGCTCAAAATGTTATTAACTACACTTATGACAGAGATCGCAATGATTCAACAAATGTACCAGTTCACCCAACAAATGCCGAGGTGAATCCTAAAGCAGTGGGTCCTTATGAAGCTGGTCAGGTTGTGACATTAACTTTTGATGGTACAGATAATAATGGTAAAAATATTTTGGTGCCAAATGAGAAGGGTTCTTTGAACATCCAGAATATTAAGTCTAATAAAGGAACGATTATCGCTTCTAAAACAGTTAATGTAAATCCTGTAGCTGCTGGAGTTGAACCTTCTGTGACAGGAACATTAACTAACGGAGCTCAAACGTCTGAAGAAGTATCTGCTAATGCAGGAACTGAGGTGAAATTGAACGTTAAAGCAAAAGGAATTAACAGCGATATTATTTCCGCTCGTTACCGCATTCAACGTCCAGACAACACATTTACAAATTGGACTGACTTAAATGCAGAAGATGGAACTTTTGACGAAACTTCTGAAACAGCCGTAGGTTCAATTGATACAACTGGCTTTGCTGGTGGGGAATATAAAGTGTTTGTACAAACTGTAGATGCATCTGGTAAAACTAACGGAGATGGTGAACAGGTAGCTACTTTAGAAATTACCAAGAAAGACATTGTTGCACCAGCTGTTACAACTTCAGAAGCAACTTATAAGTCTGTAGATCGTGCTGTGGAAGTTAAAGGTTTAGCAAAAGATGCAGAGAGCGATATTAAAAACGTACAATATCGTGTATTAAAATATAATAGCTCAACAAATGCTTATTCAACTTCTACTGAATGGACAAATGCAACAGCTGTTGATGGTTCATTTAATGAGAAGAGTGAAAACTATGAGTTTGTTACACCAAAACTTGATAATTCAGCATCTTATCTACTACAAGTAAGAAGTGAAGATTCAGCAGGTAACACAAGTGATGCTCAAGCTGTTAAAGTTGGAAACTTAATCAGTACAGGTGGCACATCAGCTGCTAATACATTTACAACGCCATCAAGCTCTGGTGATTCAAAAGTAGACTCTTTGGCAGTAGATAAGGTTGAATCAATTACTAATAAACAAGATCTAAAACTTACTGGTACAGCCAAGGATTCAGCTGGAATCACTAAGGTTGAGTATGCTGTATATCGTGAGGCAGATGAAGAAGGACGTTACGAAGTGAAGGTTCAAGACTTTGGGTAA